The following proteins are encoded in a genomic region of Burkholderia cepacia:
- a CDS encoding transglutaminase family protein: MRLAIRHISRYRFDDQATHALQRLRLRPQSGPGQTVRAWQVTIDGVEPSLSYADGLGNRIDLVRHDRGAKAEIVVIAAGVVETQDRAGILGNPEGYAPPWIFERETALTKAGDTVRELTEALPIDPHGLDALHWLMTEVHGRIAYAPNLAADAPVDAETALQSGEGTSRDHAHAFIAAARVLKIPARYISGYVLADSAMQRIADAKQNAGDVEEEEALALQSGEGMQQVLGASHAAQSQGLPQPALGAQPLAAALMQQPAGHAWAEAYVEGLGWVGFDPFMNRCPDERYVRIAVGLDYRDAQPVTGLGATAVGVEISVVQTPELV; this comes from the coding sequence ATGCGACTCGCCATTCGACACATCTCGCGTTATCGGTTCGACGATCAAGCCACCCATGCGCTGCAACGGCTGCGGCTGCGCCCGCAGTCGGGCCCCGGGCAGACGGTGCGCGCGTGGCAGGTCACGATCGACGGCGTCGAGCCGTCGCTGTCGTACGCCGACGGCCTCGGCAACCGGATCGACCTCGTGCGTCACGACCGCGGCGCGAAGGCCGAGATCGTCGTCATCGCGGCCGGCGTCGTCGAGACGCAGGACCGCGCGGGCATTCTCGGGAATCCTGAGGGCTATGCGCCGCCGTGGATCTTCGAGCGCGAGACCGCGCTCACGAAGGCTGGCGACACCGTGCGCGAGCTCACGGAAGCGCTGCCCATCGATCCGCACGGCCTCGACGCATTGCACTGGCTGATGACGGAAGTGCACGGCCGCATTGCGTATGCGCCGAACCTGGCCGCCGACGCGCCCGTCGATGCGGAAACCGCGCTGCAAAGCGGCGAGGGCACGAGCCGCGACCACGCGCATGCGTTCATCGCGGCCGCGCGCGTCCTGAAGATTCCCGCGCGCTATATCTCGGGCTACGTGCTCGCCGACAGCGCGATGCAACGCATCGCCGATGCGAAGCAGAACGCGGGCGACGTCGAAGAGGAGGAGGCGCTCGCGCTGCAGAGCGGCGAGGGCATGCAGCAGGTGCTCGGCGCGTCGCACGCCGCGCAGTCGCAGGGGCTGCCGCAACCGGCGCTCGGCGCGCAGCCGCTGGCCGCCGCGCTGATGCAGCAACCGGCCGGCCATGCGTGGGCCGAGGCCTATGTGGAAGGGCTCGGCTGGGTCGGATTCGATCCGTTCATGAACCGCTGCCCGGACGAGCGCTACGTGCGCATCGCGGTCGGCCTCGACTATCGCGACGCGCAGCCGGTGACGGGGCTCGGCGCGACGGCCGTCGGCGTCGAGATCAGCGTCGTGCAGACGCCCGAGCTCGTCTGA